In one Magallana gigas chromosome 7, xbMagGiga1.1, whole genome shotgun sequence genomic region, the following are encoded:
- the LOC136270139 gene encoding uncharacterized protein produces MRKREYPCVCCKKRTNQRDRRTVTAAQRLVLQKWTVGDVSEDEVLCSLCRVKVHSHLKQRKSEQQNLEHALRDTAPFSPPERKQIIARNAAIHSPPSVTLTVPSTSSSHSSCFICRKPGPKLVVVSSNERHSVFLQQGVLIPPGSRCCTRHLPNGRFTEEALEKISSFSETSTLNRTSIVDMLMYLREIALLNGGKRIDFDDPNALSDQEYVNLTGINKASFDDLLSAVDGKVKNTSTRSVRTSLGIFLLKMRCGLSNEMLSTLLNVLKSSIRRAISVVRRTLMETFVPNNVGFQHISREDVIKKHTRPLAESLFGGTGTQAILVLDGTYIYIQKSMNFAFQRKSYSMHKGRPLVKPMIVVTTSGYYLSVLGPYVAKNNDAAILSHIMKTNKEDVLKYTGSKREMCLL; encoded by the coding sequence ATGAGGAAAAGAGAATATCCTTGTGTTTGCTGTAAGAAACGAACAAACCAGAGAGATCGACGTACTGTGACGGCTGCACAACGACTAGTTCTCCAGAAGTGGACTGTAGGCGATGTGTCTGAGGATGAGGTGTTGTGTAGTTTGTGTCGAGTGAAGGTACATTCTCATCTTAAGCAGAGGAAAAGTGAACAACAAAACTTGGAGCATGCGTTAAGAGACACAGCTCCCTTCTCTCCTCCAGAGAGGAAGCAAATTATTGCTAGGAATGCTGCCATTCACAGTCCTCCATCAGTAACCCTGACAGTGCCCTCCACATCTTCCAGTCATTCCAGCTGCTTCATCTGCAGAAAACCTGGGCCAAAGTTGGTTGTGGTGTCATCAAATGAACGTCACTCTGTTTTTTTACAACAAGGAGTATTGATTCCGCCAGGTTCAAGATGCTGCACACGTCATCTCCCCAATGGAAGATTCACTGAAGAGGCACTAgaaaaaatttcttcattttcagAAACATCTACACTTAACAGGACATCTATTGTTGATATGCTTATGTATCTAAGGGAGATTGCTCTGCTAAATGGAGGGAAAAGAATAGACTTTGATGATCCAAATGCATTGAGTGACCAAGAGTATGTCAACCTCACTGGAATAAATAAAGCCTCCTTTGATGATCTGCTATCAGCTGTAGATGGAAAGGTAAAGAACACATCCACTCGCAGTGTTAGAACCAGCCTTGGAATTTTTCTTCTTAAGATGAGATGTGGTCTGTCCAATGAAATGCTGTCAACactattaaatgttttaaagtcaAGCATTCGTCGCGCCATCTCGGTAGTGAGGAGAACACTGATGGAGACATTTGTACCAAACAATGTTGGGTTTCAGCACATCTCCAGAGAGGATGTTATAAAAAAGCATACCAGGCCATTAGCAGAGTCTCTTTTTGGTGGTACTGGCACCCAAGCCATTCTTGTTTTAGACGgcacatacatttatatacaaaaaagtaTGAACTTTGCCTTTCAAAGGAAATCATATAGCATGCATAAGGGTCGTCCATTGGTGAAGCCAATGATTGTTGTAACAACTAGTGGCTATTACCTCTCTGTTCTTGGACCATATGTAGCGAAGAACAATGATGCTGCAATCTTGAGCCACATCATGAAGACTAACAAAGAAGATGTGTTGAAGTACACTGGATCGAAGAGAGAGATGTGTTTGTTGTAG